One Triticum dicoccoides isolate Atlit2015 ecotype Zavitan chromosome 4B, WEW_v2.0, whole genome shotgun sequence genomic window carries:
- the LOC119293196 gene encoding trihelix transcription factor ASR3-like codes for MDAKGSGGAHREGEETGNVMAGAMTVAREYRRGNWTLPETMLLIEAKKRVHSERHPADLGLGRWRWVEDYCWRAGCRRSQNQCNDRWDNLMRDYKKVRAYGEHAGAGAEAPRPSYWEMARAERKARYLPSNLLREIYEAMAEIVERRTGFSGAGGPFLGAPPPPMASTGLVGVPMQASPLAQVQPRPLDQEETRCSSESSPERKRLRLSLDGQPGSSRSTPASAAGHNDRHQEPQGDDREISSDDAEEHDELSGAIGQCAAILSGALESREAAEERRHREVMAVEERRSVARQARREAGEQCMAGLAAAVGQLAGSMLALAAKHEGPAAPK; via the exons ATGGATGCGAAGGGATCCGGCGGCGCGCATAGAGAAGGAGAGGAGACCGGGAACGTCATGGCCGGCGCCATGACGGTGGCGAGGGAGTACCGGCGGGGGAACTGGACGCTGCCGGAGACAATGCTGCTGATCGAGGCCAAGAAGCGGGTGCACTCGGAGCGGCACCCGGCGGACCTGGGCCTGGGGCGCTGGCGGTGGGTGGAGGACTACTGCTGGCGCGCCGGGTGCCGGCGCAGCCAGAACCAGTGCAACGACCGGTGGGACAACCTGATGCGGGACTACAAGAAGGTGCGCGCGTACGGCGAGCACGCCGGAGCCGGAGCGGAGGCGCCGAGGCCGAGCTACTGGGAGATGGCGAGGGCGGAGAGGAAGGCCAGGTACCTCCCCTCCAACCTCCTGCGCGAGATTTACGAGGCCATGGCCGAGATCGTCGAGCGGCGGACGGGCTTCTCCGGCGCCGGCGGCCCGTTCTtgggcgcgccgccgccgccgatggccAGCACCGGCCTCGTCGGCGTCCCTATGCAGGCCTCGCCGCTCGCGCAAGTCCAGCCCCGACCTTTAG ACCAAGAAGAAACGCGTTGCAgctcggagtcgtcgccggagagGAAGAGGCTGCGGCTATCGCTGGACGGCCAGCCCGGGAGCAGCCGCAGCACGCCAGCGTCAGCCGCAGGGCACAACGATCGGCACCAAGAGCCCCAGGGCGACGACAGGGAGATCAGCTCCGACGACGCCGAGGAGCATGACGAGCTGAGCGGGGCGATCGGGCAGTGCGCGGCCATCCTGTCGGGCGCGCTGGAGAGCCGGGAGGCCGCGGAGGAGCGGCGGCACAGGGAGGTGATGGCGGTGGAGGAGCGGCGCAGCGTGGCCCGGCAGGCGCGGCGCGAGGCCGGCGAGCAGTGCATGGCCGGGCTGGCGGCCGCCGTGGGCCAGCTCGCCGGCTCCATGCTCGCGCTCGCCGCCAAGCACGAGGGCCCCGCCGCGCCCAAGTGA